The genomic segment CCGGCGAAGCCCCTGAACAGGGCCCCGCCCGCCACGCGAGGTGATCGGGGAAACACCGATCCGTACGAACTGGGCCTCCGGTTCCGCCGCCATGTGGGCTATTCTGCTGTGCATGAGGATCCGGGCAGCGACGCCCCCGGGTCCTTTCGTGCATTCGGGCACGTCCGGCACGGAGCTCCCCAGGTCCGTGCCCGGGAGGAGGCGGGAGGCGGGGCGTACGGAGCGTTGCCGCGGCGAGCGGCACGGTGCGATACGAGCATCCGGCAGTACGGAGCAGTACTCAGCAGTACGGAGCATACGTAGCAGTACAGAGCAGTGCCGCTCACGTCCTCGCAGGGACCGAGGAGGAACCGACGTCATGGGCAAGCGCACATCGCGGAACCGGAAAGCCCGCTCGGCCGGGCACCATATCCAGGCCGTTCCGGCCACCGACACCCCGGCCGTTCCGGCCACCGAGGCCGACCGGGCCACGACGACAGCGACAACAGCGACGACAGCGACGACACCGATGTCCACCCCGCTCGAAGGGGGCCGGCGATGAGTTCTCTCCTGCTGCTGACCAACGCGCTCCAGCCGTCCGCGGAGGTGCTCCCCGCCCTCGGCCTGCTGCTGCACCACGTCCGTGTCGCCCCCGCCGAGGGACCCGCCCTGGTGGACACCCCGGGCGCCGACGTGATCCTCGTCGACGGGCGGCGCGATCTTCCCCAGGTCCGCTCCCTCTGCCAGCTTCTCCGCTCCACCGGCCCCGGCTGCCCGCTGATCCTCGTGGTCACGGAGGGCGGGCTCGCCGCCGTCACGGCCGAGTGGGGCGTGGACGACGTCCTGCTCGACACCGCAGGCCCCGCCGAGGTGGAGGCCCGGCTGCGGCTGGCCACCGGCCGCCAGCAGCTCACCGGCGACGACAGCCCGATGGAGATCCGCAACGGCGACCTCTCCGTCGACGAGGCGACGTACAGCGCCAAGCTCAAGGGCCGGGTGCTCGACCTCACCTTCAAGGAGTTCGAGCTGCTGAAGTACCTCGCCCAGCACCCGGGGCGGGTCTTCACCCGCGCGCAGCTCCTGCAGGAGGTCTGGGGCTACGACTACTTCGGCGGCACCCGCACCGTGGACGTGCACGTACGGCGGCTGCGCGCCAAGCTCGGCCCGGAGCACGAGTCGCTGATCGGCACCGTCCGGAACGTCGGCTACCGCTTCGTCGTCCCGGAGAAGGTCGAACGGGCCGCGGAGGAGGCCAAGGCGAAGGCGGAGGCCAAGAAGGGCGCGGGGCAGGGCACACAGGCCGGGGGGTCCGCCGGCGCGGGCGCCGCCGAGGCCGCGGGCCCGCGTTCCGCCGGGGCGGCCAAGGCTTGAGGTGGCCCGCGTAGACTGCCGCGCGTGGCCAAGGTGACGCGTGACGATGTGGCAAGACTGGCGGGGACCTCGACCGCGGTGGTCAGCTACGTCATCAACAACGGACCGAGGCCGGTCGCCCCGGCCACGCGCGAGCGGGTTCTCGCCGCCATCAAGGAGCTCGGCTACCGGCCGGACCGCGTCGCCCAGGCGATGGCCAGCCGCCGTACCGACCTCATAGGGCTCATCGT from the Streptomyces xinghaiensis S187 genome contains:
- a CDS encoding response regulator transcription factor yields the protein MSSLLLLTNALQPSAEVLPALGLLLHHVRVAPAEGPALVDTPGADVILVDGRRDLPQVRSLCQLLRSTGPGCPLILVVTEGGLAAVTAEWGVDDVLLDTAGPAEVEARLRLATGRQQLTGDDSPMEIRNGDLSVDEATYSAKLKGRVLDLTFKEFELLKYLAQHPGRVFTRAQLLQEVWGYDYFGGTRTVDVHVRRLRAKLGPEHESLIGTVRNVGYRFVVPEKVERAAEEAKAKAEAKKGAGQGTQAGGSAGAGAAEAAGPRSAGAAKA